The genomic segment TTCACCTTCGATCTCGAGCTTTTCGGCATTGCCGCGCCCGGCACGATGCAGATGACCTTCTGGCGCGTATTCGCCATGCTGACCGCCGGAAGCTTCATCCTGATCGCAGGCCTCAGCCTGCGCCTCGCCCACCGCGACCGCATCCACTGGCGGCCCTTCTTCCGCCGCTTCGCCAAGGTCGCACTCGCCGCCGCTCTGGTTACCGCGGCGACCTATCTCTTCATCCCGCAAGGGTTCGTCTATTACGGCATCCTGCATTCCATCGCGGTCTCCAGCCTCGTCGGGCTGGCCTTCCTGCGCGCGCCGACCCTCTTGCTGGTGCTTGTGGCAGGTGGCGTCATCTGGCTGCCCCTGGCCTTCCGAAGCGACGTCTTCACCGCGCCGTGGCTGCTCTGGACGGGCCTTGCGCCCACCATGCCCTACACGGTCGATTTCGAACCCTTCTTCCCGTGGTTCGCCCCCTTCCTTCTGGGCATCGCACTGATCAGGCTGGCAGAGCGCGCCGACATGCTGCACCGGCTCAAGGCAAAACCGCCCCGAACGTCCCGCCTTGCACGGGCCGCGATATGGGCCGGCCGTCACAGCCTGCTCGTCTACCTGGTTCACCAGCCGGTTCTGATCGCGATAACCTGGACGCTGGCCAAGACACTCGGCGCCCTGCCCTGACAGCCGTCAGGACGAGACCGAGCGATCCACTTCTTCCTCGTCGCAGATGATGCCGGCAACGTCCTGATACGCCTCGGCATCCTCCTGGCCCAGGCCCATGTCGGCGCGGTCTCCACCGTCTTCGGTATAGGCGCCGACGAAACTGCGCATCGCGTGGGCCACCCCGACGGAATTCACCTCGCGGCTGTCATCCTCGAAATACATGCCACCCGTCGGGCTGCCGGTGATGATCTCGTAAGAGGGGAAGTAATCCACCCTGTCCGATGCATCGCAGGCCGCTTGCGCCGCCACCCGCAGCACCGACTTGCTGTAGTTGGTCGAAACCAGCACGTGCCGATCCTCATAGGTGGCGATCAGCGGCACCGGCGAAACGGTCAGCAGCACCTTCACCTCCGGGTTCACCTCCCGCAGGCGGTCTAGAAAGGCGGCCAGTTCGGCCCGCGTCTCGTCGATGTCGAAATTGTGGAACTCGTGCCGCGTCTCGTCGAACGCCCCTCCGGCCACACCCGGCGCCAGCGGAAACACCGCCCCATCCTCGGTCGACCGCCACGCCTCGGTCAGACCGAGAGTGAAGACAAAGATATCGGCCTCGGTAAAGACTTTCCGGACGAAGCCGAGATGTTCTTCCCGCGCCGCCGCAACCTCCTCCGGCGACCCGTAGCCTTCGGGCGCCACGGTCGGGCGGTAGGGGTCGACGAACCGCCCGTCCTCGCGCTGCCATACGGTCTCGTGTTTCTGCTCGCCCCGCATCGCCTCGCCAAAAAGCTGGTTCAGCTGGTGAACGGTGTAAAGATTGCCATACCGGGCCGAAAACACGCCATATTGGCCACGCGCGCACTCCTCCGCCGAAAGGCCCGTGCCGGCCTCCGGCACGAAGTAGTTGAAGCCGAGCGCCCCAAGCCGTTTCGAGATGTGCTGCGCAAAACAACTGCCCGCCGTCGCGATCCTGTCGTCACGCGACAGCGTGAACTTCGGATGCGTGACCGGATCGACCAGATGCGCTTCGGTCCGCGATACGGCGCGCCGCCAGAACTGGTAATCCTGCCCCGAAGCATAGGGATTGTCCGCCATCGTTACCCTCCGAACCGGCCCAGCACCGTGTCTTCGAAGATCTTGGTCTTGCGGGGCCGCCAGCCCCGAATCCTCAGCGACCCGTGCGGGAATTGCGAATAGGCCTCGTGGCACATCGCCACGAATTCGGTCAAGGTCATGAGCTCGTCAGACTGGACCGGCTTGAAGTAGTAACCGCCCCGACAGCCATTCGCCTCGGCGATCTCGGGATAACACGGGTAGATCGCACCGTTGGCCAGCGCATCGGGCACCGGCAAATCGACCTCGCGGCGCTCGACGGGCAGCTTCGTGGCTGCCAGCCCAGCAATGTCGACGAACACATGCGCGTGCGGGTGGTTGACCGTATGCATGAAACACCCGTTCCTCGCCCAGCGGCGGAACATCTGGTCGATCGGCAGCCCGGCACCGGTAAAGGCCCCCAGAAGGTTCTCCCGCGAGCTCTGCCACGCGGCAAAGAACTCCATGTCCCGGTATGTCTGCTCGTTGAAGAGCGAAACCGTATCCTCGACCCCCAGCCCCGCCTGATGCGCAAGGTAGCACAGGCTCGAATGATAGGCTCCGAACCGCGTGGTGAACGACTTGTTGTCGGGTTTCACCATGTAGACGGTGTCCGGGTGGTAGCCCGAGAAGAAAAACGGCGGCAGGTCGATGATCTTGCTTTCATCGACACCGTCCTGCACCGCCGCTTCACGGCGCATTGGCATTAGGAACACGGCATCCGACGCGGCGGCGTCCTTCAAAAATTTCGCCCGATCCCGTATTGCGACCCGATCGTCGTAGAAGGTGACGCTGACGGTCGGGCACAACCGCTCCAGGACCTTGGCATAGGTCCGCCTCGCGCAATTGGACACGAGAAGAACCTTGTAGGTTCCGCCCCGGTTCACGTTCGGCGCAACGCTCGTCTGCTCACCCGCGCCCCGCTTCAGGAAACGGACCACCGGAGAGGGAAGCACGGTCTTGGCCGTGCGGGCCAGAATTCCGCGTGTTTCTTCGGACATGTACCCATCCATAGGCCAGCGGGCAAAAACCTGGTCCGGACCTTGCTGGCGAAGGCCCGGAAATCCGCCACGTATGACTATCGCAATCCCGCAGCAGCTGCCAGCCGTTTCCGAGCGTTCCCCCTCAGGCCCACGCCGTCCGTCGCCCCCGCAACACGTGCACCCGGTCACGCAGCGTATCGCAAACCGGGCCCGGCCGCGGCGCATCGCGCAACGTGGTGTAAAGGTGGTCCGGCGTCGGCCCACGGGCGCGACGGGACCAGGTCAGACCGCGCAGTACCGCCTCCGCCTCCTCCGGCAGCCGGGCCGGAATCTCGTGCCCGTTCAGCGTCGCCCAGACGCCCGACCAAAGACGTCCCACGCTCCACGGGTTGTAGCCCCCGCCGCCCAGCACCAACAGTCGCGGCGCCATCGGCATCAGGGCCGACAGCAACGCCCAATGCGCGTTGTTCGACAACTCCAGCCGCGCCAGCGGGTCCTCGGCCACCGCATCCGCCCCGCATTGCAGCACGATCGCCTCGGGCCGCAGCGCCTCTACCGCGGGCAGGATCACCTCGTCGCGGGCCAGCGCGAACCCGTCGTCGCTGGTGCCACGCGGCAGGGGCAGGTTTATGGCATTCCCGCCCTCGTCCTCGCCCAGCGCCCCGGTGAAGGGCCAGCGCAGCGCCTCGTGGGTCGAGATCATCAAGACCCGCTCATCCCCCGCGAAGGCCGCCGCCACCCCGTCACAATGATGCGCATCGATATCGACATAGGCGATCCGGGAAAGCCCCTGCCGCAGGAACACCTTGATCGCCAGCACCGGGTCGTTGAGGTAACAGAACCCCGCGGCATAATCCGGAAACCCGTGATGCGTGCCGCCGCCGGGGTTGTAGACGATCCCGCCCCGCGCCAGCAGGTCGGCGGCCAGCATCGACCCGCCCGCCGCCGTCGCGGGCCGCCGGAACATCTCGGGATAGACCGGGTTCGAGAGCGTTCCAAGCCGGTGCCGCTCCCGGGTCGTCTCGTCGACCTCGCCCGCCGCCTCGGTCTTCTGGAGAGCCCGGATATAGGCGGCCGTATGAAACAACCTCAGCGCCTCCGGCTTGGCCCGGGGGCTGCGCCGGTACTGCCCCGGCGCAAACCAGCCCATCGCCTGGCACAGGTCGATCACCGTCGGCACCCGCGGAATGCTCAACGGATGCTTGGCACCGTAACTCGATCCGCGGTAAATCTCCGACCCGATGAAAAGCGGCTGATCCATGCGCTTAGATTAGTGCCCCGGGCCACAGAGGAAAGCGCCGCCCTGCGCCCTGTCAGTCCGACCGCGCCGGGTGAAACTCACCCGCCCCGCAGCCTGGCCAGCAGAACGACCTCGCTGTCCGGCTGAATCGGCGTGAACCAGCTGTCGTTATAGACCTTTCCGTCGATGGCGACCGACACGCCCCGATCAAGCTGCGGCTTCAAGCCGGGGTATTTCTCCGCCAGCCCGTCCAGCAGCTCTCGCAGCGTGCTCGCCTCGATCTCGACCTCGGTCTGATCGTCGGTCGCCGACGCCAGCGATCCCCAGATCCGGACCTGTACCATTCGCATCCAGCCTTTCCAGACGCCGTCGCGCCCCCCGATCAGGGGCCGCGACGCGCGTATCGTGTCATGTCACCCGGTCTGAATGGCCTTCAGCACCTTGGGCGGCGACATCGGCAGGTCCTGCATCCGCACCCCTGCCGCGGCCGAGACCGAGTTGGCGATCGCCGCCAGCGGCGGCACGATCGAGGTCTCGCCCACACCGCGCACGCCGTAGGGGTGCCCGGGGTTGGGGATCTCCAGGATCACCGTGTCGATCATCGGCAGGTCCGAGGCCACCGGCACGCGGTAGTCGAGGAAGCCCGGGTTCTGCAGGGTCCCGTCCTCGCCATAGATATACGCCTCGTTCAGCGCCCAGCCGATGCCCTGCACGGCCCCGCCCTGGAACTGGCCTTCCACGTAATCCGGGTGCACCGCCTTGCCGGCATCCTGGAACACCGTGTAGCGCAGGATCTTCACCGCACCGCTTTCCGGGTCCACCTCGGTATCGACCATATGCGTGGCAAAGCTCACGCCCGCGCCTTCCGCGTTGATCTCCGAATGGCCCGCGATCGGCCCGCCGGTGTTCGAGGCGATCGCGGCGATATCGGCCAGCGTCATCGGGTCGTGATCGCCCGCATTCGGCCCCGAAGGCCGCGCCGCGCCGTCTTCCCAGACAACCGCATCCTCGTCGATGCCCCAGACCATGGCCGCCCGCTTGCACATCTCGCGCTTGGCGGCCCGGGCGGCCTCGATCGTGGCCAGCCCCACGGCAAAGGTCACCCGGCTGCCGTCGGTCACGTCGTTCAGACCCAGCGAGGCGGTATCGGCGATCACCGTGCGCACCCGCTCATAGGGCACGCCCAGCTCCTCCGCCGCCATCATCGACATCGACGCGCGCGAGCCCCCGATATCGGGGTTGCCCTCGATCACGTTCACCGTGCCGTCCGGCGTCACGTTCAGCGACACGCAGGTGTTGCCGCCGAAGTTGAACCAGAAGCCACAGGCCACACCCCGGCCCTGGTTCTCGCCCAGCGGCGCGGTCCAGTGCGGGTGGTCCTTGGCGGTGCGCAGCGTCGCCTCCAGCCCGATCGCCGGATAGGTCACGCCGTAAGACGCCTTGGTGCCCTCGCGCGCGGCGTTCTTCAGCCGCACCTCCAGCGGATCGAGCCCCAGCGACTTGCCAAGCTCGTCGATGGCGCTTTCCACGGCAAAGGCCGCCATCGGCGCCCCCGGCGCACGATAGGCCGCCTGTTTCGGGCGGTTCGCGACCACGTCCCAGCCCACCGTCTTGACGTTCTCGAGGTCATAGGGCGCGAAAGCAGACATCGACCCCATCTCGACCGGCGAACCGGGATAGGCGCCGCCCTGGTACCGCAGCTCGGCGAACCCGGCGGTGATCTTGCCGTCCTTGGTCATGCCCATGCGGATGTCGATCGAGCTCGACGCCGTCGGGCCCGTCGCCCGCAGGACTTCCGACCGGCTCATCACCATCTTCACCGGTCGGCCGGATTTCTTGGCCAACGCCAGCGCCACGGGCTCGATGAACACCGTGGTCTTGCCGCCGAAACCGCCGCCGATCTCCGACGCGGTCACCTTCAGCCGGCTCTGGCTCAGGCCCATGATCGCGGCACAGGTATCGCGCACCATGTACTGGCCCTGCGTACAGCACCACAGATCGGCCTGACCGTCATTGCCCACCTGTGCCAGACAGGCATGGGGCTCGATATAGCCCTGGTGCGTGGCCTCGGTCTTGTAGGTCCGCTCCAGCACCTTGTCGGCCTTGGCCAGTCCGGCCTCGATATCGCCGTGACCGAACTCGTAGCGGGCGACCACGTTGGCCCCCATGCCCTCGGGCACGTTCTCGACCTGCCGGCCGTCATGCAGCGCCGGCGCATCGGCCTTCATCGCGTCGTCCACGTCGATGACATGCGACAGCGTCTCGTACTCGACCTTGATCAGCTTCATCGCCTTCTTGGCCACGCTCTCCGACGAGGCGGCGACGGCAGCCACCGCGTGACCGTCGTAAAGCGCCTTCTCACCGGCCATGCAGTTGTCGAGCACGTCCCAGGTCGCCTCGTCCAGCTCCACCTCGGGGAAGTCGGCCCGGGTCACCACGGCATGCACGCCTTCCAGCGCCTCCGCGGCCGACGTGTCGATCGACTTGATCTTCGCATGGGCGTGCGGGCTGCGCAGCACCTTGCCGACCAGCATACCCGGCGCGTTCATGTCCGCCCCGAACCGCGCGCGGCCCGTCACCTTGTCGATGCCGTCGGGGCGGTTCACCCGCGTCCCGACAACCTTGAAGTCCAGCTTTCCGTCCATCTTCGCGTCAAGTGCCATTACGAAGCCTCCCGCATCTCTTCGGCCGCGGCCATCACGGCGCGGATGATCTTGTCATACCCGGTGCACCGGCAAAGGTTGCCCGCCAGCCAATAGCGCGCCTCCTCCTCGGTGGGGTTCGGATTGTTCTCAAGCAGCGATTTCGCGGCCACGAGGATGCCCGGCGTGCAGATCCCGCATTGCAGGGCCGCGTGCTCGATGAACTTGCGCTGCAGCGGGTGCAGCGTCTCGCCCTCGGCCATGCCCTCGATCGTCTCGACCTTGCGGCCCTCGGCCTCGGCGCCCAGCATCAGGCAGGAACAAACAAGCCGGTCGTCCACGGTGACCGAACAGGCCCCGCAATCGCCCGTGCCGCAGCCTTCCTTCGAGCCGGTCATCCCCAGCCGGTCGCGCAGAACATCCAGCAGCGTCTCGTCCGGCTCGCAAAGGTATTCCTGCGCAACGCCGTTGATGGTGGTGGTGACGTGGATCATGCTCATGCTGCGCCTCCTGCGCGTTTCTTTGCGATAACAGCCGCGCGGCGGGCCAGGACACCGGCCATGTGCACCCGGTACTCGGCGGTGCCGCGCTTGTCGTCGATGGGTTTGGCGGCCGCCGAACAGGCCGCGGCCAGCTTGGCCAGCGCATCCTCGTCGACCGATGTGCCGACCAGCGCCTCAGCAGCTTCGGGCACGAGGATGACGGTCGGCGCCACGGCGCCCAGCGCCACGCGCGCCGCAACGCAGTTTCCGGACGCATCCAGCGTCAGGGAAATGCCGCAGCCGACCACGGCAATATCCATCTCCGTGCGCGGAATGAACCGCAGATAGGCGTCGCCCGACCGTTCCGGCCGCGCCGGCAGGAAGATCGAAGCCACCAGCTCGCCGGGTTTCAGCGAGGTCTTGCCGGGCCCCTCGGGCACCTCCTCGACGGGAATGTCGCGAATGCCGTCCGGGCCCACGACACGCGCGACCGCCTCGGCGGCCACCAGCGCGGGCACGCTGTCCGCGGCAGGCGAGGCGTTGCACAGGTTTCCGGCGATGGTGCAGCGTCCCTGGATCTGGGTCGACCCGATCAGGTTCGCGGCCTCGACCACGCCCGGCCAGTCCGCGACCAGCCCGTCATTCTCGCCCATTTCCGCAGCAGGAACCGCTGCGCCGATGCGCCAGCCCCCGTCTTCCTGAGAAATCGTGCGCAGGCTGTCGATCCGCTTGATGTCGAGCACCGTGTCGGGGTCGGCCATGTCCGAATGCATCCGCACCAGAAGGTCGGTACCGCCGGCGAGGATCCGGCAATCGCCCTTGGCGCCCGCGAGGATATCCACCGCCGCGTCAAGTGACGTTGGGGCTTGGTAGTTCATATCTTTCATTCCCTGTCGTTATCGCCGGCCCGCGAGACCTTCCGAGACTCGGCTGTTGGCCAAGAGTATCAGCGATTATAATGGCGCGGGCAAACGCTTCCTTGCCGTTTACCGCCCTAGACGTATGCGCCCTGCCGCTCGCGGGCAAGCCTGTTCATTTCCTACGCAGCGCCGAGGGGGTCGCGCCATAGACCTGCCTTATCGCCCGGGTCATCGCGGCCGGGCTGTCATATCCGCACCGCAGCGCGATCTCGGAAATCGACTGCCGGCTGTCCTCGATCAGCTTGCGCGCGGCCGACAGACGAAGATGCCGATAGACCGTCCCGGGCGGTGCCCCCAGCCGCGCGCGGAAGTGGCGGTCCAGCGTCCGCGGCTGGCACGACAGCCGCTTCGCCAGTTGCTTCAGCGGCAACGGCCGTTCGACCGTCTCGCGCATCACCGCCAGCGCCCGCCGCACCATCGGGTCGGCCACCGCCTCGTCCGCCTTGCCCACCGGCGGGTCGCCATGCAGGAACAGCGCCTCCACATCCAGCCGGGCCGACAGCCCCAGATGCTCGGCAATCAGGTCAAGCGTCAGGTCCAGCGCCGACATTGCCCCGGCGCAGGTCATGAAGGGCCCGTCCTTCAGCACCCGCGCCTGGCTTGCCTCCACATCTAGGAACCGCTCGGTGAAGGCATCCAGCAGATCCCAGTGCACCGTCGCCCGCCGCCCGCTCAACAACCCCGCCGACGCCAGAA from the Roseovarius indicus genome contains:
- a CDS encoding heparan-alpha-glucosaminide N-acetyltransferase: MEQRRIPRYLSVRTSPPELPIAHHPPPARIEELDIARAVALVAMAVFHFTFDLELFGIAAPGTMQMTFWRVFAMLTAGSFILIAGLSLRLAHRDRIHWRPFFRRFAKVALAAALVTAATYLFIPQGFVYYGILHSIAVSSLVGLAFLRAPTLLLVLVAGGVIWLPLAFRSDVFTAPWLLWTGLAPTMPYTVDFEPFFPWFAPFLLGIALIRLAERADMLHRLKAKPPRTSRLARAAIWAGRHSLLVYLVHQPVLIAITWTLAKTLGALP
- a CDS encoding GSCFA domain-containing protein gives rise to the protein MADNPYASGQDYQFWRRAVSRTEAHLVDPVTHPKFTLSRDDRIATAGSCFAQHISKRLGALGFNYFVPEAGTGLSAEECARGQYGVFSARYGNLYTVHQLNQLFGEAMRGEQKHETVWQREDGRFVDPYRPTVAPEGYGSPEEVAAAREEHLGFVRKVFTEADIFVFTLGLTEAWRSTEDGAVFPLAPGVAGGAFDETRHEFHNFDIDETRAELAAFLDRLREVNPEVKVLLTVSPVPLIATYEDRHVLVSTNYSKSVLRVAAQAACDASDRVDYFPSYEIITGSPTGGMYFEDDSREVNSVGVAHAMRSFVGAYTEDGGDRADMGLGQEDAEAYQDVAGIICDEEEVDRSVSS
- a CDS encoding WcbI family polysaccharide biosynthesis putative acetyltransferase, yielding MSEETRGILARTAKTVLPSPVVRFLKRGAGEQTSVAPNVNRGGTYKVLLVSNCARRTYAKVLERLCPTVSVTFYDDRVAIRDRAKFLKDAAASDAVFLMPMRREAAVQDGVDESKIIDLPPFFFSGYHPDTVYMVKPDNKSFTTRFGAYHSSLCYLAHQAGLGVEDTVSLFNEQTYRDMEFFAAWQSSRENLLGAFTGAGLPIDQMFRRWARNGCFMHTVNHPHAHVFVDIAGLAATKLPVERREVDLPVPDALANGAIYPCYPEIAEANGCRGGYYFKPVQSDELMTLTEFVAMCHEAYSQFPHGSLRIRGWRPRKTKIFEDTVLGRFGG
- a CDS encoding acetoin utilization protein AcuC; this translates as MDQPLFIGSEIYRGSSYGAKHPLSIPRVPTVIDLCQAMGWFAPGQYRRSPRAKPEALRLFHTAAYIRALQKTEAAGEVDETTRERHRLGTLSNPVYPEMFRRPATAAGGSMLAADLLARGGIVYNPGGGTHHGFPDYAAGFCYLNDPVLAIKVFLRQGLSRIAYVDIDAHHCDGVAAAFAGDERVLMISTHEALRWPFTGALGEDEGGNAINLPLPRGTSDDGFALARDEVILPAVEALRPEAIVLQCGADAVAEDPLARLELSNNAHWALLSALMPMAPRLLVLGGGGYNPWSVGRLWSGVWATLNGHEIPARLPEEAEAVLRGLTWSRRARGPTPDHLYTTLRDAPRPGPVCDTLRDRVHVLRGRRTAWA
- a CDS encoding MoaD/ThiS family protein is translated as MVQVRIWGSLASATDDQTEVEIEASTLRELLDGLAEKYPGLKPQLDRGVSVAIDGKVYNDSWFTPIQPDSEVVLLARLRGG
- a CDS encoding xanthine dehydrogenase family protein molybdopterin-binding subunit; amino-acid sequence: MALDAKMDGKLDFKVVGTRVNRPDGIDKVTGRARFGADMNAPGMLVGKVLRSPHAHAKIKSIDTSAAEALEGVHAVVTRADFPEVELDEATWDVLDNCMAGEKALYDGHAVAAVAASSESVAKKAMKLIKVEYETLSHVIDVDDAMKADAPALHDGRQVENVPEGMGANVVARYEFGHGDIEAGLAKADKVLERTYKTEATHQGYIEPHACLAQVGNDGQADLWCCTQGQYMVRDTCAAIMGLSQSRLKVTASEIGGGFGGKTTVFIEPVALALAKKSGRPVKMVMSRSEVLRATGPTASSSIDIRMGMTKDGKITAGFAELRYQGGAYPGSPVEMGSMSAFAPYDLENVKTVGWDVVANRPKQAAYRAPGAPMAAFAVESAIDELGKSLGLDPLEVRLKNAAREGTKASYGVTYPAIGLEATLRTAKDHPHWTAPLGENQGRGVACGFWFNFGGNTCVSLNVTPDGTVNVIEGNPDIGGSRASMSMMAAEELGVPYERVRTVIADTASLGLNDVTDGSRVTFAVGLATIEAARAAKREMCKRAAMVWGIDEDAVVWEDGAARPSGPNAGDHDPMTLADIAAIASNTGGPIAGHSEINAEGAGVSFATHMVDTEVDPESGAVKILRYTVFQDAGKAVHPDYVEGQFQGGAVQGIGWALNEAYIYGEDGTLQNPGFLDYRVPVASDLPMIDTVILEIPNPGHPYGVRGVGETSIVPPLAAIANSVSAAAGVRMQDLPMSPPKVLKAIQTG
- a CDS encoding (2Fe-2S)-binding protein, which codes for MSMIHVTTTINGVAQEYLCEPDETLLDVLRDRLGMTGSKEGCGTGDCGACSVTVDDRLVCSCLMLGAEAEGRKVETIEGMAEGETLHPLQRKFIEHAALQCGICTPGILVAAKSLLENNPNPTEEEARYWLAGNLCRCTGYDKIIRAVMAAAEEMREAS
- a CDS encoding FAD binding domain-containing protein, which gives rise to MNYQAPTSLDAAVDILAGAKGDCRILAGGTDLLVRMHSDMADPDTVLDIKRIDSLRTISQEDGGWRIGAAVPAAEMGENDGLVADWPGVVEAANLIGSTQIQGRCTIAGNLCNASPAADSVPALVAAEAVARVVGPDGIRDIPVEEVPEGPGKTSLKPGELVASIFLPARPERSGDAYLRFIPRTEMDIAVVGCGISLTLDASGNCVAARVALGAVAPTVILVPEAAEALVGTSVDEDALAKLAAACSAAAKPIDDKRGTAEYRVHMAGVLARRAAVIAKKRAGGAA
- a CDS encoding GlxA family transcriptional regulator, with product MPEWTKSPARPVRIAFLLFDEFSNLCLANCIEPLRAANTLTHANAFDWRIVTMDGRTGRSSSGLDILASAALSQVGAVDYLFVLASYAHESHDTSANRRMLRAAARRAEVTVGLDSGPWLLASAGLLSGRRATVHWDLLDAFTERFLDVEASQARVLKDGPFMTCAGAMSALDLTLDLIAEHLGLSARLDVEALFLHGDPPVGKADEAVADPMVRRALAVMRETVERPLPLKQLAKRLSCQPRTLDRHFRARLGAPPGTVYRHLRLSAARKLIEDSRQSISEIALRCGYDSPAAMTRAIRQVYGATPSALRRK